The Centroberyx gerrardi isolate f3 chromosome 19, fCenGer3.hap1.cur.20231027, whole genome shotgun sequence genome has a segment encoding these proteins:
- the LOC139908306 gene encoding transmembrane protein 74, with the protein MADLELFYFDQLGGRPDPDNTALLSNHNQSINEISCSVEKSLCGAGGGSAPRTESRSARAPEQEAEEERETSFTCTREGDDDVRLMQTSPHRQLCDNWSPSELCEEEEEEEEEEEEVDVEIPELYMLSDDDLASDGSGKSVDYGFIIAVTCLVTGISLVAISYTVPRDVRADPDNVSAREMEKLEREKARVGAHLDRCVIAGLCLLTLGGVLLSTLLMISMWKGEMIRRRAFAYSKHAAKLYGSINLRAGSSPTRGSSSHLSAADEDLEVLS; encoded by the coding sequence ATGGCTGATCTCGAACTGTTTTACTTTGATCAACTGGGCGGCCGACCCGATCCGGACAACACCGCCCTGCTTTCAAATCACAATCAAAGTATCAACGAGATCAGCTGTTCCGTCGAAAAGTCACTTTGCGGCGCAGGCGGCGGTTCAGCGCCGCGGACAGAGAGCCGGAGCGCCCGGGCACCGGagcaggaggcggaggaggagagggaaacatCTTTCACCTGCACACGGGAAGGAGATGATGATGTCCGGCTAATGCAGACAAGTCCACACCGGCAACTGTGCGACAACTGGAGTCCCAGCGAACTgtgcgaggaagaggaggaagaggaggaggaggaggaggaggtggatgtgGAGATCCCGGAACTTTACATGCTGTCCGACGACGACCTCGCCTCTGACGGGTCGGGCAAGTCGGTGGATTACGGCTTCATAATCGCAGTCACTTGCCTGGTGACCGGCATTTCTCTGGTTGCCATCTCCTACACGGTCCCCAGGGACGTGAGAGCGGACCCGGACAACGTGTCGGCCCGGGAGATGGAGAAGCTGGAGCGGGAGAAGGCGAGGGTGGGGGCCCATCTGGACCGGTGCGTTATAGCGGGACTGTGCCTCCTCACCCTCGGGGGCGTGCTGCTCTCCACCCTGCTCATGATCTCCATGTGGAAGGGGGAGATGATCCGGAGGAGAGCCTTTGCCTATTCCAAACACGCAGCCAAGTTATATGGCTCAATCAATTTAAGAGCAGGCTCCAGCCCGACTCGGGGATCCTCCTCACATTTGTCAGCGGCCGATGAGGATTTAGAAGTGCTCAGTTGA